From Thalassophryne amazonica chromosome 5, fThaAma1.1, whole genome shotgun sequence:
catttatttatttatttatttattttgaagttgctGCATCATCTAAACAAAATCTCAATTTTTCCTCTCACAACACAGGATTACTGTAAATTCTGTGCCCATGAACTCTTGTAACCAGCACAAGAATTTCAAACTGACCTCACGTTTGGCACATGTCTTTGTAGCTTATGGGAAAATGGATTTTACATGCTGCAACATCGGACAACGAGCAGTTCCTGAAGGAAATTAAAACCATCAGGAACACCTGGATTGAGATGCTATTTGTGTCTGACGATGATGTGTTCACCATGCGCTGGGGAGAAAAAAGGTAACTGTTGGATACATTAAAAACACCCATCTGATAACACCTTCATCCTGATTATTCCAATTCTCTTTACAAGGAATGACAAATGTTATCATGGACAACTTAATGCCACCTTCTTCACAGGGAACTCCAGCAGGATATCATGTAAGTATCACGTGTGTCAATGTCACTCATTCTTCTTGTGCATGTGCACAACACAACTTGAAAGTTGTTTTCATGTGTTGTAGTTCACTTTAACTCCTCCCACCATGAACACGTTGGGACTCACCTGGAGTCCTGCCCCGACTGTATCCTGTGGGCCGACCAGCTACAGGTGATAACAGACAGCAAACAAACCACTACAGGCAGAAGCCTTTACCTCTTCAGTGAGTTTAACTATCACCAGTCAGATTTTCTTTCAGAATATCGGCTCACGGTTTGCTGATTATGTTTGAATAATTCCTTGTAGCAAAGTCTGGGAAAGTGGAGACATCTCACATGGAAGGTTTTAAGAAACAGGCCGAGTGTCTAAACTTTCCTCCAGAGTTTCATTTTGGAGAAAGCACGGGTAAGACAATCGCCCTCAGTCCAGATAACTAACTATACCTGGTAACTTAGCagtaagtcttcttcttcttctttcagatcTGTGTCCTGTGGAGGATGCTGACCCAAAAGCAGAAGAACAATAGAAAAAAACAagatagtttaaaaacaaacatcaacTTCATAAAATATGATGAACACCTCCCAAAGGTTGTGTTTTATAACTTGGGCAAAGATCTGTCAGTCAGCTTCAATTCCCCTTAAAGCCTCCTtccaccaaagaggttatgtttgTCTGCCTGAGTTAGCAGGATATGTCAAAAGGACATCAACAGatatcctgttagaagtggcttttcagaagctaaattagatgtgatcaaatgtcagcagtatgcagttcatgcacttgaatcaaaggtgtttttttttgttttttttgtggtgttgtcaggtttttgttttttgtttttttttccaacttttttgttttatgaaatctttttcagatagttttcacagaacattggttatctttgctgtgcacaatttctcattGCTTTCTGGcatttggtttccaactgataactagaagataaacaaacaggcataaaattggaacctccatccgattttggtggtgtaggtaaatccataagagaaaaatgagagtgattgaggcagtcttgattgagatataatacaaaatatacaccaaatgggcttttcaatattaaattcaaatgtccacaaaatccacaatctggagcagatccagatcaaactatgtcaggtgacagtgagctTCAGTCTGCACCtaaactttcaaatatgagagtgattggagcacattttattaagatataatgtcaaatatatattaaatgggtttttctatgttaaatttaaatggctacaaaatctgtaatccggtgttgctgaccaaacggccccctctaaaaatcagtccgccctgccttcactgtgcatgtgtcatttcagaacatcagcagcgtcatttctAAGTGTCAGCTGTGATCCAcctattatcacctcgtttctgcttaaaaatgcactccagtcatcatctatctcagcggcagatatctgaagcttttgtacaacaatcatttccacattaattcagcattattttgtaataaaagacagCGGACCAATCATAGCAGCACAGCAGGCATCTGATGTGCTGCTGCACCTACGTCATTTAGGTGATTAGtcgattaacacctcatttctgattaaaagtgactttagaatgatttaagaggtttaatttgtcatctgatggttaataatcacattattgcctttgatcgctttgggtgtagagactcagtctcagatgtgctgctgtgaagaggcgggcgataccgggaattttggtattgatccgataccaagtaaatagaggcccagtatcaccaatatggataccgatactgataccttttcatatttaagcttcatagatccaaaggatccaaaagacctaggatagaatttcgccaaacattgtacgtgacaacaaaatactttattatcacaatcaatatttttgtttaaataaatatcactcaacacaacttaaaatctcctgaggtagagggctgacaaaccacaatacaagggtgcgctgctccttgttgtgtgacacagcgcagcactgctcttacagaaagagagtagactttgataaatctgcgcagcagtcagtgcgtgcagagagaaaaaaaaagtgttgtgtgggccgctgaagaggaggtactgctggcccaccaccaccagagggcgccctgtctggagtgtgggctccaggcaccagagggcgctgccgcctcacaggagcagccggggtgacagctgtcacttatcacctacaacagctgtcaccaatcatctgatcagcagtggtatatcagcaggacgacatctccacctctttgccgagatatcgctctacctagaaggtaccgtactcagctgattgtgttgtctttttgacagtaaccctttattacttttgtgcgtttaatagcagacattcttccaacgagaggtggaggtggttttcccgccatacgcattgctgggtgcaaacgcacccacatttaactgtttttgttcctcgccagcagtaccggatccgacacgcggaggcagtggccacctgggagttcgggacttggcggctccagtattcccggggttcggtggcggaggaaatcgtgtggttccggttctgctttggacaagacgtctcttatcttcgagcctgcccacatgacacattcttgtgaattgacttctttgtctattgttgtgatccgttgtgtttgttgtgcttattcacaacagtaaagtgttgttatttgacttcctccattgtccgttcatttgcaccccctgttgtgggtccgtgttcctacactttcacaacaggatatctcggccaacgtcatggaccccgaggggcgtcaaccggctgttgaacggccaatggaagagcagggcgcacaggggtctgcaggaggaatgatcggtgagttgcagcgaatcctcaccgcttttacggctcggctggatctaatgaccgagcagaacgtcctccttaaccgcagggtggaggctctcgccgcgcaggtggaagcgcgtcctcagggcgctgctgcggcctcccctcctgtcgatcctgtgcgcaacagtgacgttccacaggtcgttcaacgacccctcccaccttcccctgaagcatacataagccctccagagccgtacgggggttgtgtggagacatgcgcggactttcttatgcagtgttcgctcgtcttcgcacaacgtcccgtcatgtacgcgactgatgctagtaagatagcttatgtaattaatctgcttcgcggcgaggcacgcgcttgggctacagcgctctgggagcaaaattcacggctccttctgacatatgatgggtttgtgagggagttcagaacagtgttcgatcacccaaatagaggagagaccgcttcagccgtgctgctgtcaatgagacaggggcgccggagcgcagctgcttatgcagtcgacttccgcatcgcggctgcgaggtccggctggaatagcactgccctccgtgccgccttcgtaaacggactgtcgttggtcctgaaggagcacctggtggccaaggacgaaccgcgggatttagacgggcttattgatctcgttatacgattagacaatcggttagaagaacgccgtcgggaacgagacgaagggcgtggccgggcacgcgccgtccctctcccttccggttccgaccgagttccgccctccccacgctccacggcctctacgctccgtgtggttacagctccccctgctgatgaagctatggacacgagcagggccacatttaggccaccagatagacagaggaggctggtccacggagcgtgctttgtttgtggctcaatagagcatcaagtgagggactgccccgagcggttaaacaccaacgcccacccctagaaactgggttaggggtgggccaaaacattcacgtgggacatacccatattgccacacgactcccagtgacaatcctttatgaggatttaaccctgaaggccccagcactggtggacacgggctctgaagggaatctgctagacagcagatgggccagggaggcagggctccctctggtggcgcttacctcgcctgtgcaggtgcgggcactagatggctccctactccctctaatcacacataagacaccaccagtaactctggtggtgtcaggaaaccaccgggaggagatcgagttttttgtgactcctgccacctcccgtgtgattctcgggttcccttggatgttaaaacacaatccccggatcgattggccgtccggggtagtggttcagtggagctagacctgccatcgggtatgtttaggttcctcggttcctcccggttcccaggctaaggaggaggtccgagtcccgcccaatcttgggatggtgccggtggagtaccatgaccttgtcagtaaggatctggcgctcacccttcccccccaccgtccgtacgattgtgccattgatttggttccaggcgttgagttcccgtccagcaggctgtacaacctctcacgacctgagcgcaaatcaatggagacctacatccgggactctttagccgccgggttgatccggaattccacctccccgatgggtgcaggtttcttttttgtgggtaaaaaagacggcggacttcgtccatgcattgattatagggggctgaacgaaatcacggttcgtaatcgatacccgttgcccttgttggattcagtgttcacgcccctgcatggagcccagatattcactaagctagatcttagaaatgcatatcacctggttcggatccggaagggagacaagtggaagacggcatttaacacccccttaggtcactttgagtacctggtcatgccgttcggcctcacaaacgcccccgcgatgttccaagcattagttaatgatgtcttgcgggatttcctgcaccgattcgtcttcgtatatctagacgatatactcatcttttctccggatcctgagactcatgtccagcatgtacgtcaggtcctgcagcggttgttggagaaccggctgtttgtgaagggcgagaagtgtgagtttcaccgcacctctttgtccttcctggggtttatcatctcccccaactccatcgctcctgatccggccaaggttgcggcggtgagagactggccccaacccaccagccgtaggaagctgcaacagttcctcggctttgcgaatttctacaggaggttcattaagggctacagtcaggtagttagccccctgacagccctgacctctccaaaagttcccttcacctggtcggatcggtgcgatgccgcgttcaaggagttgaaacggcgcttctcgtctgcacctgttctggtgcagcccgatcctagtcgccagtttgtggttgaagtggacgcctcggac
This genomic window contains:
- the LOC117509779 gene encoding uncharacterized protein LOC117509779, encoding MNHFCLSVLHVQSSCCRPIIHLTVSEVVIMSAPFWFTLLTLSFLNAASDPDCEELTKPLQDQTTLMGKWILHAATSDNEQFLKEIKTIRNTWIEMLFVSDDDVFTMRWGEKRNDKCYHGQLNATFFTGNSSRISFHFNSSHHEHVGTHLESCPDCILWADQLQVITDSKQTTTGRSLYLFTKSGKVETSHMEGFKKQAECLNFPPEFHFGESTDLCPVEDADPKAEEQ